GACAAATTGAAAAGCAAAATTATGGTCATTGCATAGTAACTAATACTAAGACATTGGAAAATTGTTTGTTGCTTGGCTTATAGTAGGGTTCAATAATAGTTAGATCATTAGAACTTTCTCGTATAGTTAAAATCAGAGTAAACAATGTAAAGTTTATATACGAACATGCACGTTCAACTAGGGTATATTTACATTAGTCAAATCTCAACATAACAAGAAAATGGGATGAGTAAAGTATATATTAATAAGTAATGTTACACCAGACatacaataaataataatttatgtCTGGTGTAACATTACTTATTAATATATACTTTACTCATCCCATTTTCTTGTTATGTTGAGATTTGACTagttagttattttattttactttttttaaacgTAAAAATCTAATATTTATACATAAAATAGATGCTTATCGAGAAAAAATGAAACAAGAAGTATCTTCCGAGAGTAGTATTTTGGACATAATTAGAACAATTTAATTAACCACTGTATATCAACTTTAAAATAAGACAATTACGCCTCAATTTCAAACTAAGCTATGTGCATGAAATATAACCTATTTTGCTCCATTTGGCTATTATATTTTGAAGTTACCACAATATTCATACTATCTACTTTGTTTcacaagaaaagaataaaaataataataaataatatgataaggaaaaataaaagaaaattataatataataaaaattgtgATAGAGATGTATAGAAATTTTCTATCAGTTTTCATAGTTAATTTCTTTAAAGGTTCTTTAATAGTTGAAGTTCCAAATGCGGacagaaaacaaatgaaaaaaataaaaaggaaatgttGATAATATTTGGCAGTAAAAGAGGTTAACCAGTAGCTCCCTCGTAAATCCAGCAGCCACCATTGTCGTTGAGATAGAGAGCCCTAATTCCTAAACCGTGCGAATCTGGTAAACTACCATTGACACTCACGTGCcagaaacagaaacagaaaccagatatatatacatacaatTACAGAAACTGTTCTCCCTCCTATCGgggaagaataaaaataaaaaaaaataaaaaaaataaaaaccctAAACGAgccaaaaaaagaataaaattacctttcttccattttcttgCTATCTGAAAACCCTATATATTCCTCTGGGGTTTTGTCTTCCCCATCTCTTATTTCTGCGGTGTTGTTCAAACGGTGGCTACATTGTTTCCTCAGGTGCCCTTTCATTTTCGTTTTcacttttttattttgagtttaattacttctGTTAGAGAAGAAGAATTTAATTACCTATGTTAATTGTTGATAACTACCTCTTTGTAAAGTAAAGATTGGTTCTTTATTGGTTTCTTGGTTTTAATTTCGTGTAAAAATCGAGTTGCTTTATATGGTTTTCCAATTGGTGGATATTCATTGGGGTTAAATGGAGAAAATGTTGACGGGTTTATTCATTTGGTAACTATTGGGGTGAAAATTGAAGTTTTTTGATACTTCTCTGTCAAATGTTCATTTCTGGGGATTGTTTAATTTTTGATGATGgtggtgtccgggccagcttgcTCACACCTCGTCTATTCTGCTGGGTACCCGCTACCTCCCACGGGTACCGGGTAAGTCCACCAAGCTGAGGTagatggaaagaaatcacctagtgttttttgtGGGGATTGtttattgtttttccttttttacttctTAATTTTGCCCCttcttttacaaaagaaagaaCCTACTTACCTCCTATTTGGGTGGGAGGGGGTTTGGGGGAGAGGGGTTAATCAATGTTTATTAATTAATGTAACTTGATCAACTTGTATTTTCCATTGAACATTTTTCAACTAATGAAACCATCTCCTTGGAGGTGCATGTCTTATTGGAATTCGGAAAAGTTTACTTACGAAGGTTTTGCTGATGCTTGTCTTCTGAATGAATAAAGTTTCTGTCTTATTCACTACATTTACATTTTTTAAGATTTTACCTTTATTCTTGCATTAGTTCTGAGAAGGCCTATAAACAGTTTTTCTCAGATTGGGCAGCTCATGTCGGGAGGTCCTATGGCGATCGTCAAACCAGAGGTATGAGAAACCATAAATTTTTATGTTCAAACGACACTTGGCTGTATTTATTTATCTAGTAAAAGAAGTATGAGAGACCATGAGGTATGAGCTCATGTAGTGGTTATGATGTATGGGAATTTTGGACACCCTTctaatttttattccttttatccTCAATCAATCCCATTCCGTTTAAAGGGTGTCTTGTATCAGTTGCTCTTTCAGGCTGTGAGTTGcattcacttaaggtattatgagaTGCCACGATTTGGGAATATCAGTTTTTTTGTGTTAAGATGAACTGGCTCTGCTGATTTACTTTTTTTTAGACATATTTTAGATTTAAAGATGGATGCTGCATGGACGAGTTAGGTGTTTCTTAGTTTAATGATGCCATGTTGCATCACCACACAAGATATGTTATATAGATCATTGCGCTGAAATGTTGTAAGCGTTGATCCAGTTGGAGAACTGATAATGGGAAGCTCTAATGCGGGCACTGGTGGCATAATTTTAgttgctgtgagcacctaatttctgaaactccctatcccctcgggaaaaaggaggtgtgacagctgccATTAAGTGTTATTATTTAAAGACACTGTTATTTCTTCTGGATACCTTTTGCATGGGAAAGTCGTGTGACATCCTCTGTCACTGTCCAAGTTTTGGGCATAGATTTTTTGTGTATTTCCACTGCTCCCCATATTATATGTTCCAATCaagtgacaacaacaacaacccagtataatcccactagtggggtctggggagggtagtttgtacgcagaccttacccctaccctggggtagagaggctgtttcctatagaccctcggctccctcctccaataactccccaccttgcttttggggtgactcgaacttacaacctcttggttggaagtggagggtgctcaccactagagcaacccactcttggtTCCAATCAAGTGACCGTTTCCAAATTACTCTTGCTAATTTGCTTTGCGGTTCTTCCGTACAGATGAAGTCATACATCTGGCTCCAAACAGCTGATGGTTCAATCCAACAAGTGGAGCAAGAGGTTGCCATGTATTGCCCTGTGATATGCAGGGAAGTACTTCAAAACAGCACGGGATCCTCGAAAAATAATGCAGTTGTACTTCCTGAACGAGTCAATGCTGCTGTCTTAGGGTTAATACTGGATTTTTGTCGGTTCCATCAAGTTACTGGCCGTTCTAATAAGGTTTATTTCTTGCTTCCTTGTTAACAATGCATGTCCTCTCCCCACAATGAAGGAAAATCAGAGCTCAGTATGTTATGTGTAGGTTTTATGTAATAGGATGTTCAAGCATTTGCTTTCCACTAAGTGCAACAGTTGTCTTTTACGTATCTAGGAGCGCAAGATTTTTGATGAGAAGTACATCCGGTTAGATACCCAGAAGTTATGTGAATTGGCTTCTGCTGCTGACAGCCTTCAACTAAAGCCTGTGGTTGACCTTACAAGCCGTGCACTTGCCAGGGTGATTGAAGGCAAAACTCCCGAAGAAATACGTGAAACTTTCCATTTGCCTGATGATCTAACAGAGGTCTGTCTCGCTATCATAGAACTTTGATAGCTCGCTACTTCCATATTGTTTTTATTCTTACATGGAAGTGGTATTTCGTCAGGAGGAGAAGTTGGAGCCTTTAAGAAATATGACGGATGATCCACGTATCCGCCTTCTAAATCGACTCTatgcaaaaaaaagaaaagaattgaatGAGCGAAAGAAACTAAAGGTGCTTTGACATTTAGCTTTTGTTTGAATCTTTAATTGTGGTTACTTAAGTTGACGCTAATTATTGCGTGATTGTATATGCATCAACTCTTGTTTTGCATCAATTCATTAATGGGGAACTGCTCTTCATTTACATTTTCCAGAATGTTGAGGTGGAAGAACAACAACGTGTAGATGAAAGATCCGTTGATGATCTTTTGTCATTCATAAATGGTGGAGATGGAGGTATATTTATGAACTTCATTGACACCCTCCATTGTGGTGTAGAGTTGCTCTAATTTCTACATGTTATATAAGTAGTATAATTTAGCTATTTGCGTACGTTAATTTCCATATATTGCTAATGACTAGATGAAGTTGTATTGCAGCTTCCTGGCATCGCTATGTATCATTGTTTGTCGACTTCTATCTTTAGTCACCTTTTGGGTGTGAATTCTTTTCACTACATCATTATTTCTCCGGTTCTGTATTGTGGATGCTTTCTTGATGGAAAGGTTAAGAGCATGTTTTGGAGTGCACGCAACTTTATCGATGGAGTTGCGTGTCATAGTTTGTATCTTTAGTTTGCCCAAGCTATGGTCATGGGCATGCTTCATTCTTGTGCTTTCGATGAATTCTTTGCTGCATAAATTCTTTTTCCGATAAGTAAACATATTGCTGCATATCTGCATAATCAGAGAAAATAAATTGCTGCATATTCATCATATTTGTAGTCTGTATGGTCACTGGACCTCATAATACTGTAATCTAGCTTCGTCTGAAGGATTTGACTTTTTCATTAGTACATGCACATGCATAGGTTAGCTTTTCAGTCAACTCAGAACTGTATACTTCTCATTTCTACAAGCCCCTGACATTGGATGATTTATAACCAACATTATTGTTTTGAGAACCTTGGTCTTGATTCTGTGTCTGACAAGTTCCTTCTTTTAATTGTATCATGGTACTTTTTTTTGGCAGACTCAAAGGGAGTGagagaaacaaaaaataaaaagaaaactcgAGGGAGAAAAGAACAAGCTAGAAACAATTCTTCAAATAATGAAGCTGGAAACTGTAATAAGGTTGGCATCTCGTGGACTCTAGGTTTCtttctgtttcttttattttttctgctCGCATGCGTGTAAAAGAGAGGAGAGTGTGTTACTCGGAactatcttttatttattttgatctGATCCTTGCTGGTACTCAGGAATCTAGTTGCCTTGCATCTGGCTGCCTAAATGGTGATATCAACGACGTGTCTTCTCCGAGTAGAAATTCGAAGCTGCAAAACTCGGCATCTGCAACGTTTCCATCTAAACTCGACTTTGATGACTTTGATATGGATGATGAGTTAGATCCAGTAATGAAGGAAAAAATTGACAGGTTTGCTTATCTTGTATAGTGTTCTAGAGATAGATGTGTTGTTCTACTATATGACATGATTGCATTTCTGATGTTAAATTGTTGAGTTTTAGTATATGTTTATGTTTCTTTTTCTCATAGATCTTGGCAGGATTCTTTAGGTGAAGGGAAGACTAGTTCTCTGGTGGTAAAGCACAGTTTTTATTCATGAAAAGCTGTTTTTTTtggcttctctctctctctctctcgctgGGTTCCTTCTGCTTCTTCTGGACTGTTGTGTTGCTTAGTGAACTTACTGACAGTGGCTTCTGCGGAGGTTGCATACCTATCTAAGAAGCTCAGTGGAACTATCTGTTTTTTTTTATAAGTAACTATCGATATCCCTTCTTTCTGGCAAGACTGAAGGATTTGCATACTTCAGGGCATATTGCATGGCTTAAAGGTTAATAACTTAGCCTTTATGCGCATAACTAAACCCCCACCCCCCAAAACAACCCCCAAAAAAggaggaaagaaaaaaagaacaaaagatagaaaaagggtTAGAGATAGAATATTTATCTTCCCAAAATCCCATGGAGAGTCTTTCCCCGTGATATAGCTCCCttggtttaaaactctagattCTATATCTGGATCTACTATGGGCACACCTTTGATGATCTGTCTTTTGTTCATCTAATTCCATgaatttccttgatttctttgtttgaCCTGCTTCCTTCGTGCAGCCCCTGCTGGCATTAATTTCTTGCCTGCTTTCGTATTCTGGTTGTCTTTCCTAAACATTGTGCAAACTGCAAGTTAATCAGCATTATAATGCTCGCATTCTTCTAGCTGGAATCTGCTTACATATCATAGTATATGGATTTATTTAATCAGTGTAGAACTGTGATCTCATCCACGTATGATGGGGAATGGATAACAATCGATAAATCCTTAGTTATGTAGCAGAGGTCATTTCTTATTATTTATCCTTGAGAATATGTAGAAGTTCCATCATAATTCTGTCTTTGGAGAAGGGGCTTGTTCTAGTCTCTGTGTGTGGAAGTAGCAATTACTATCTATTACAGAGAGATGCTTTCCATATTACTCTTAGCATGGGCTTCTATGGTCTGTATGGGGCAAGTTCTCTTTTAACTATTCCAATGGTAAAATATGGAGTTTGTAACTTGATTCTGAATTTCTAAATTGCAGGGAGGTTGAGGATTTTGCTCGGCGACTAAACTGTGACTGGCCGGACAGGATGCAACAGATTTTGTCTTTGGCTCCAGAGAGAAGGCTTGGACCAATTTCCATGAATGGAAATGGTTCCTTGAAGAGATGTACaggtaagatttttttttttgataaggtaaaagtTTTATTCATAAGGTACCAAGATGGTACAAAAAGTTACAGAAAACACCCCAAAACAGCCATATCCTATAGGCCTCCTAGTAAATCCAGAAACTCTAAAAACTTTTGATGTTCCATTGATACACTACTTTTACACCAATAAAACAAGATGTGAATACATTTGTTTCTAATTCTAAAAATGTGCTCCCTATGTCCTTCAAAACAAGCCCGGTTCCTTTCCAGCCATAAAGTCCAGAAGATGCATAATGGGATGGTTCTCCATATTTGCTTCAGTCTTCTAGGTACTCTTTGACTATGCCACTTTTCCAACAAGCTCCTAACAGTCGGTGGCATTACCCAAGAGATTCCACAGACCAAACATTTATAGAGAACTTAGAAAAAATGTAAATATTCTTTAGGAAAGATCTTGCTGAGCTGCAGTGAAATAAAGAATTCAATCCGTAGGTGATTGGAATATGCCAACAAGTACAATAATTTTTAGGCTGTTTTGAGAAGTTGAATTAAATAGTAGAATCTTAATCGTAAAAGAATATCGTAGTATGGAGCTGCCATGATTGTATCTGACATTCATTATATACCTAATGAGACAATGCCTCGGTAGTGTCAGAAATGGTTCCAGATTTAATGCGGTATAGCATTTGATTTGTTTGCACTTCCCTCAAAGAACTAAAAGCATTCCTTGAAATCAAAACTCTATCTCTTTTGTTTAACGTGTGTCACATTTCTGATTTCCCACAGCGATTTCTCCTGGTCGAGTCAGGGTGATCTTTAACCTAGTTTATTTCAAATTTTTGCTGTGGAAATTAGGCTTATAAGTAGTCTTATTGCTGCAGCTGACTTTTTGTAGTCAGAGTTTCAATGGTTCTTTGGAGTTGACATATTAGGGAAGTAATTTAGTCTGAATGCTTGTAGCTCCGTGCATGATTTTTCTCATGGCCCTGTCATTTCATTTATTAGTCGCGGCTTCTAGAGCTGGGAATGTGTATTAAACTTCGTGGCTAGTTTGTGGTTGTGAACAATGATTATTTGTTGATTGTTAGCTTTGCACCTCTCCTTGAACATTTTCCAccctaaaaaaaaagaaaaacagaatcACCCGAATCAATATAAGACGACTTGATAAAACAGATGTCTGCATTGTGCAAGAGAAATAAAAAGCTGACTGTTTTGTGCTAGAATCTTGTGTCTCATTGGGAGTCTATAATCTTTGCAGCAGGTGTGGACCGAGGATAATGGTTGAAATGGTGGATAATGCGTCTTTTAGATTCAGCTTGAGCTTAACATGCCAGCGTGCCTGTCTCCGCTGTTTGCAACGATGGCTGGTAATGTTTTGTTGTTCATTGCATGTAAAGTTCTACCCTCTTGTCAAGCTGCTAAAAGTGAGTTCTTGTCGCTGGATAAGCCAAGCCGAGTGCTCAAAGTGTAGGGAAATATCAAAATAGAAGGAAAGTTTTCGTTGTTTGTGGTTTATGGTAACTTGCATTGCATTTGCCATGCATTTCCAGACACAATTTCCAATTTTGCAATAGATTCCAAATTTCTTTAAACCTGTTCTTTTATCTTCTCTGATTTGGTTCAAATGGCTGTTGTAATTCCCCCCGCCACccctttgctttatttttttattttttaatttaaatttgctTTTGCCTTTTCCCCCTTAAAAAGGAATGTATAATGACCATTTCTCTCATGAAATGGCTGGCATACCTCACTTGACACCAGGGTGTGTAACTGTATATTATGTACAAAATAGATATCGTGCTTCTGTTTCTTCACTGTACAAGTAATTAGTCTAAGCTTGTGGTTAACAAACAAACGATAACCAGGCCTCCATCCCAAGCTAGTTGGATTGGCTGTTTGAACCTCAATATCATAAATTGTGAGGATTCATCTGGGAATGACAGTAGTTTTACGCTGACTGTCAACTTATTCCGACTCTCTTCCTTTATTCAGGCTTGGGATGGATTATGTGAGCAACTCGTAAGTGTGGTGTTCTAGGCAACGTGAGAGCTCACTTAGTGTAAACTTgtggttatttttttttttatgttttcccCTCTATCTATTCCCAAAGTTGCTTTCAGAAAATGGTGCTGAAGTGAAATCTTGCACTCGGGTCTACTACACTCGGTGCGAAATTCTTTGAAAGATTAAAAGAACAGTAGGTTATTGTCTAAATTACATCTGAATAAAACTGTAATTGAATTCTACTTAGTTACTAGGATTTTATGGTGTAGTTATTAACTTTTTTCACAACTTTACCAGCTTAGGGATAATGGAGTCATAGCGATCTCCATTCTATATTAACTCACAAGCTTATCTTATAGTAGTTGTATAGTATCTTTCTCCTGGCCGGAAACAGACAAGGCAAGCCTGATACCTGTGCAGAGGCAGAGCcatgatttgaagtttatgagttcAGGATTCTTTCGTTTATACATATTTCataaattttttaagacaaatacaaagTCTGCACATAAGCtattgggttcggccgaacccgtaaGCAGAAGACTAACTCCGCCCCTGACCCTGTGCCTGGAAAATTGGACCTGTTTGtctataaatattatttttttcaaaaatatatttgtccataaaaaattttaaattttttaaaaagaattcaaaaataagctttttaaaaattaaaaaataatttatttttagaattttttgttTCCAAActcacaaaattataatattttttcaaaagtcCAAGCATAATTTCaaattataaatattatttttaaatttacttccaaatactatttttttttataaaaaaaactacAATTTTTATGTCCCAACACctacttatagcctgtttggccaagtttttaaaatcaatttattttgagaaagtattttttttaaaaatgctttAGAATTAGAAgtaatttgtgtttgactaattaatttaaaaaatacttttgaacagTAAGtagtgtttggctaagcttttgaaaaatatttctaagtgtatttttctcaaaacttcttctcaaaaaattacttttgacaagaaattattttttttctgcttctgcttctcctcaaaagcccATCTAAAAGCTTCCAAAAAAAATgggccaaacaagctattactATTGTGTATTTCAAAGAGGCAAGAACAAGGTGCCAGACTGACACATATGAACTGTTCATCTATCTTTAtcataaagaaaataaaacaaaagcaaTCCGTCTAGAAATTGAAAAAACACAAAATCTATACTGACAGTTTAAAATTTTCAACTATCAAGTtacatagaaaaaaaaattcCAGCTAATTTGATAGTAGACATGGTAATTAATTTATCACAAATAGATAAACTATAATCCGTGCATAACCCTCTTAGTGCTCGCTGTTTATAATGGGAAATATTAATTAGGAAgtcttttttaatttttccacttttgttaaaaaaaaataagtcTATGGGTCTTTTCTTGATCAATCAAATTATGTAGACAGATCACAGAAAATACAAATCCATTTATATATTCACCATAACTTACATACTTGAATCTTTTAGAAGATGAAAATAAAAGCCTAAGAAATACAATACTTACATTACTCAATCTTTTAGTTTGCGGCCAGAGTAATATATCTTAAAGGCCTTAGGAAGATACACAGGCAACAAGAAACCAAACAAATTAAAGGACCAAAATACCATATTTGCAACAGCTAAAGCTCTACCCATATACAACCTCCTCACATTTCCTCCATATTCTTGATCCACTTTAGAAATTTCACTTGTCAACCACTCCATAATTGTAAAAATCCTCCTCGAATTGTAAAAAACTGGAACAAATACACGTATGGGCAGCGAAAATCTATCAGTAAATGCCAATCCTTCCATAAAAACTTGACTGGACAACAAGAAAACATGTGGCGCTGCTGCTTTAATACCTTCTTTATCACCCTCGTAAATACCTTCGAAAATATAAGCTATGGGAAGAAATAGTCCCACAATTGCTCCAATTGTAACGTAAAGAGTCAGTAACTTGTTGTTTTCACTAAAAACAGGGGGTTCTGTTTGAGGAGAAATTGGTGGGAAGGCAATTTTGGAAATGAAGTACATGTAAATTAGAGAAAATAGGACAAAAGCGAAATCCTCAACACTCACCATACCACTAGAAGAAAAGACGATTACAACGGCAAGGGCGTTAAGTTGTCTGAAAGTGAAGAATCGTCTGTTTTGGTGATGAGTTTTTTTCTGGGAATTGTTGGGAAATTTGGTCTGATTATTGTCTTGTTGAATGTGTTCATCTTTGGGTAAACTAATGTCACTACATACACCAACCCCACCTGACATTTCTTTAAAACTTCGTTACTTGGTTACTTTTTTGGTGATGGATTTGAAGTAAAATTCGTTTATATGGTGATCTTTTTTTGAAGATAATCAGGAACTAACTGGTTCAGAAAGTGAAGAACCACTTGCAGTTAAAATTGCAGAAGTTTTGTCTTGTAAGGGGACAAGGAAGTACACGTGGCAATTGGAGGTGCTGGCTAAAATACGTGGCTGAAAAGAGGGGACGTTGCATTTTTTTTTGGGGAGGGGataaatagtttatttttggaatgTCGCGGTTGTTCGTAAGTCGATATGCTACGGTATTTGGATATTTGAgttcggtattttcggtattcaATTTCTTAAAATGTTATATCAAtatcgtacctaattaaatttaatatgattcactttttttttttttcgattttgatttattcggtttgaatactaacaaGTGTATCGAATTATAGactataatattcttaattaaagtactcaaaggTACAAAACATAAAATGTTAATTGGCAAAAATTTtatccaaaatcatcaaatatcaaCGTAGAGAGAGAAAACTGCACATAaaggaataaatttgatcattagaaatgtagtcttacttgtttagagttaattgatgaacttagaaaataaaagaaaataaaattttaattttttatatttatgatataattaataatatgtgttttgtgtaatataatatatatttcggtacaaTATCGATACTTCGGTATTTTATTTAAAAGTATCAAATATCATACATAATACCATATTTtgttaaaacttaaaccaaataacATATCGaatatcaaaatattaaataccaaatattaaaatttttaattttagtaTAATAATTcgatatttaccaaattatgtaTAGCCCTAAAATGTGATTGTTAGATAGCTAAGTCATTTGTCGTTGGTCAAAATGTGTGAAGCTACTAAGGAGGCATATCGTTCGGCGGTCGAGTTGTGGCCTGTCGAGTGACTGCGTCCGTGAGTTTATTCTTTCGCCCCCTTTTTCCGTGAGTGTTATCACTATTGTTACTTCCGTGAGTTATGCATTGGAAATTCAACTTTTCAGCAGATGATTAAAAAATAATGaccttttaaaaaagtaaaactaGACATTCTTTCCTATTGGTTAGTCTTTCCTATTTATCCTTAAAAAATTAACTTCAGAAAAAAATATCTAAAAGAAGTGTTTAAGGGCTATTTATCACAGGGATGCTCATAGACAACCAAATACATTTCCAACAAGTTATCTATTTGACTCTGCTGAAAACTTTGCTCATCTCTAGCGATTGAGTTTAACATcagttattattatcattttatatTATTGTATTTGATAATCTGTTCAACATTTTAATCTTAAACTCCACATCAGTTAAATTTGACTAGAACATGAGAGTATTCATAATTATACAACTGGTGTAATAATGATATTAATCCGTTATAACATGACCAATCTGAATAGCCTCCCCATGAAAACTGAAGACACAGATCAATCCTAGTCAGTTACTTAAGTATGTATTCTAAGCTGGGCAACAAAAGACTGGCCGTATTGTCAAGTCGTCAGGAATTATGTTGCACAAGTTGGAATGAACCTTCTTCATATTTTCTCTTAGGAGGATAGAAAAAGATCAACAGCCAGTGCAGCGAACTAAAGAATGCGAGTATCCTGTGGGAGCCTGAATACGCAGGTGTAGCAAGAAGGTTATCCCTTAgtaaacaacaacaaacccagtataatcaCACAAGTGGGATCTTAACTGAACCAAAAATAAATTGGAAGAAGCTCAGAGTGAGTGCTAATCTAATTGTTCAGTAAATAATTGGGACTATCTTATCAATTGATCCTATATTCATATATTGTCCGAGAAAACATGAGATTTGGTGAGCGGCAACGGCAGAAAATGACGAGCACTGAGATCAAAAAATTTAGAAAGCCAACTTATTACAGAAAAATTGGAAGCTGCAAAAAGAAAACTACCCTAGCCATAATGCGGCGACAACTCCAATAAGAGAATGGCACTGTATACTCTAGAAAACCTTCCTTCAACTCTTTGACAGAAGACCACAGGTAAAACGGAACCTCTGCTGGACTGTAAAAGCTGTGCACAATCTGGTATAACCATGAAATACCTTTATCCTACTAAATTATGGGTTTTGTTTTTGCTTTGGAATGTACTTTATCTTAGTAGACTTATCAGGCTTCTGCCTAAACTTGACCTTAGTGTTGCCATTGGACGAAAAACTAAGATCTCCAGTATTTGCCTGCTGGTTGTCAGCTTTGACAAGAATACCATGGTCCTGATCAGCATATGACAGGGCTGCTTCTGAACTGCCATTTTGCATGTCGGACTGTC
This DNA window, taken from Nicotiana tabacum cultivar K326 chromosome 4, ASM71507v2, whole genome shotgun sequence, encodes the following:
- the LOC107820071 gene encoding uncharacterized protein LOC107820071, coding for MSGGVGVCSDISLPKDEHIQQDNNQTKFPNNSQKKTHHQNRRFFTFRQLNALAVVIVFSSSGMVSVEDFAFVLFSLIYMYFISKIAFPPISPQTEPPVFSENNKLLTLYVTIGAIVGLFLPIAYIFEGIYEGDKEGIKAAAPHVFLLSSQVFMEGLAFTDRFSLPIRVFVPVFYNSRRIFTIMEWLTSEISKVDQEYGGNVRRLYMGRALAVANMVFWSFNLFGFLLPVYLPKAFKIYYSGRKLKD
- the LOC107820068 gene encoding SKP1-like protein 21 isoform X2, which codes for MSGGPMAIVKPEMKSYIWLQTADGSIQQVEQEVAMYCPVICREVLQNSTGSSKNNAVVLPERVNAAVLGLILDFCRFHQVTGRSNKERKIFDEKYIRLDTQKLCELASAADSLQLKPVVDLTSRALARVIEGKTPEEIRETFHLPDDLTEEEKLEPLRNMTDDPRIRLLNRLYAKKRKELNERKKLKNVEVEEQQRVDERSVDDLLSFINGGDGDSKGVRETKNKKKTRGRKEQARNNSSNNEAGNCNKESSCLASGCLNGDINDVSSPSRNSKLQNSASATFPSKLDFDDFDMDDELDPVMKEKIDREVEDFARRLNCDWPDRMQQILSLAPERRLGPISMNGNGSLKRCTGVDRG
- the LOC107820068 gene encoding SKP1-like protein 21 isoform X1, translated to MSGGPMAIVKPEMKSYIWLQTADGSIQQVEQEVAMYCPVICREVLQNSTGSSKNNAVVLPERVNAAVLGLILDFCRFHQVTGRSNKERKIFDEKYIRLDTQKLCELASAADSLQLKPVVDLTSRALARVIEGKTPEEIRETFHLPDDLTEEEKLEPLRNMTDDPRIRLLNRLYAKKRKELNERKKLKNVEVEEQQRVDERSVDDLLSFINGGDGDSKGVRETKNKKKTRGRKEQARNNSSNNEAGNCNKESSCLASGCLNGDINDVSSPSRNSKLQNSASATFPSKLDFDDFDMDDELDPVMKEKIDREVEDFARRLNCDWPDRMQQILSLAPERRLGPISMNGNGSLKRCTAGVDRG